One Triticum dicoccoides isolate Atlit2015 ecotype Zavitan chromosome 5B, WEW_v2.0, whole genome shotgun sequence genomic window carries:
- the LOC119312384 gene encoding protein phosphatase 2C 70-like: MAISPLVLSGAAVATLAVLGLAVYACRRWRRGAPPAALPPSASSQGEDINRPLISDKLDDYSGPSNNLGSNNAGESTMWTNRSTTSPRTHTHPTESHPIEGEVHVIDVTNGTPEELHLGSTLKRTAEASVRASEAKHTRRASGENNNGGIPVKDITVGSHLALEVIAGPSHGINRYLQSGNMSMLPMTLGRIPQSDLVLKDSEVSGKHARIDWNPNTLRWELVDMGSLNGTFLNSRAVTHPDVGSRRWSAPAELADGDIITLGSSSKVSVQISLQNQQVPVGVGMVSDAMITRRTGKKLPMEDVSCYQYPLAGAQQFGLFAIFDGHGGDGAAKAASRILPENVAKILSQKGTIERVLTCGNASDVLKCAFDLTEAALNHQYEGCTATALLIWFDQNKDCFAQCANLGDSACIMNVDGKPIAMTEDHRVVSTTERARIAKLGNPLKDGESRICGLNLCRMLGDKFLKEQDPRFSKEPYVSPVVQISKSCSAFALIASDGLWDVITAKKAAQLVLDYKERNMGQEISADGVADHVLSEARNLRTKDNTSVIFLDFDAMRMGR, translated from the exons ATGGCCATTTCCCCCCTCGTCCTCAGCGGGGCCGCCGTCGCCACGCTCGCCGTCCTCGGCCTCGCCGTCTACGCCTGCCGCCGCTGGCGCCGGGGCGCGCCCCCCGCCGCGCTCCCGCCCTCCGCCTCCTCCCAG GGCGAAGATATCAACAGGCCTCTAATATCAGACAAGTTGGATGACTACTCGGGCCCAAGCAATAACCTTGGTAGCAATAATGCTGGTGAGTCTACAATGTGGACAAATAGGAGTACCACTTCACCAAGGACGCATACTCATCCCACTGAATCTCATCCTATTGAAG GAGAAGTTCATGTGATTGATGTTACAAATGGTACACCGGAAGAGCTCCATCTGGGAAGTACGCTGAAGCGTACAGCAGAAGCAAGTGTGCGAGCATCTGAGGCAAAGCACACAAGAAGGGCCTCTGGAGAGAATAATAACGGCGGCATTCCTGTGAAGGATATCACAGTTG GAAGCCACCTAGCCTTGGAGGTCATAGCTGGCCCATCTCATGGAATAAACCGCTACCTGCAGTCAGGTAATATGTCCATGCTCCCAATGACTCTTGGAAGGATTCCTCAAAGCGATTTGGTGTTAAAGGATTCTGAGGTGTCAGGAAAGCATGCACGGATTGACTGGAACCCAAAT ACACTCAGATGGGAACTTGTGGATATGGGCAGTTTGAATGGAACCTTCTTGAATTCCCGGGCAGTTACCCATCCTGATGTTGGTTCTAGGCGTTGGAGTGCGCCTGCCGAACTTGCTGATGGTGATATTATAACACTTGGGAGTTCATCAAAAGTGTCT GTTCAAATTTCACTACAAAATCAACAAGTGCCAGTAGGAGTTGGTATGGTATCTGATGCAATGATAACCCGCCGAACTGGAAAGAAACTTCCCATGGAGGATGTCAGCTGCTACCAGTATCCTCTTGCTGGTGCTCAACAG TTTGGGCTGTTTGCCATTTTTGATGGCCATGGAGGGGATGGGGCTGCAAAAGCTGCCAGCAG GATACTTCCAGAGAATGTTGCGAAAATTCTTTCTCAGAAGGGAACAATAGAAAGAGTTCTCACATGCGGCAATGCTTCTGATGTTCTTAAGTGTGCATTTGACTTGACGGAAGCTGCACTCAATCatcagtatgag GGTTGTACAGCAACTGCCCTTCTTATTTGGTTTGATCAGAACAAAGATTGCTTTGCCCAGTGCGCTAATCTAGGTGACTCGGCATGTATTATGAA TGTCGACGGGAAACCAATTGCGATGACAGAGGATCATCGAGTAGTCAGTACAACAGAACGAGCGAGGATAGCGAAATTAGGGAATCCCCTGAAAGATGGCGAAAGCCGTATATGTG GACTGAATCTTTGCAGGATGCTTGGAGACAAGTTTCTCAAAGAGCAAGATCCAAGGTTCAGTAAAGAACCATATGTGAGCCCAGTAGTTCAGATCTCGAAATCGTGCTCAGCTTTTGCGCTTATCGCTAG CGATGGCCTATGGGATGTCATTACCGCGAAAAAGGCAGCACAGCTTGTCCTCGAT TATAAGGAGAGGAACATGGGCCAAGAAATCTCAGCGGACGGAGTAGCAGACCATGTGCTTAGTGAAGCCAGGAATCTGCGGACGAAGGACAACACATCGGTGATATTCTTAGACTTCGACGCCATGAGGATGGGTCGCTGA
- the LOC119312386 gene encoding inorganic phosphate transporter 1-6-like has protein sequence MAREQLEVLTALDAAKTQWYHFTAIVIAGMGFFTDAYDLFCISLVTKLLGRIYYYREGADAPGSLPPNVAAAVNGVAFCGTLSGQLFFGWLGDRMGRKRVYGMTLMCMVLCSIASGLSFGSTPGSVMATLCFFRFWLGFGIGGDYPLSATIMSEYANKKTRGAFIAAVFAMQGFGILTGGVVTLIVSAAFRAAFHTPAYQDAPLASTPPQADFVWRFILMFGAVPALMTYYWRMKMPETARYTALVAKNAKQAAADMSKVLQVDIGAEEEDPKANDGGAGAADDRNSFGLFSGEFLRRHGLHLLGTATCWFLLDIAFYSQNLFQKDIFTAINWIPKAKTMSALEEVHRIARAQTLIALCGTVPGYWFTVALIDRIGRFWIQLGGFFFMAVFMLGLAFPYHHWTTPGNHIGFVVLYGLTFFFANFGPNSTTFIVPAEIFPARLRSTCHGISAAAGKLGAIVGSFGFLYLAQNQDPAKVDHGYKAGIGVRNSLFILAACNFLGMGFTFCAPESNGLSLEELSRENEEEAPDARTVPV, from the coding sequence TACGACCTCTTCTGCATCTCCCTCGTCACCAAGCTGCTCGGCCGCATCTACTACTACCGCGAGGGCGCCGACGCGCCCGGCTCGCTCCCGCCCAacgtcgccgccgccgtcaacGGCGTCGCCTTCTGCGGCACGCTCTCCGGCCAGCTCTTCTTCGGCTGGCTCGGCGACCGCATGGGCCGCAAGCGCGTCTACGGCATGACGCTCATGTGCATGGTGCTCTGCTCCATCGCCTCCGGCCTCTCCTTCGGCTCCACCCCCGGTTCCGTCATGGCCACGCTCTGCTTCTTCCGCTTCTGGCTCGGCTTCGGCATCGGCGGCGACTACCCGCTCTCCGCCACCATCATGTCCGAGTACGCCAACAAGAAGACGAGGGGCGCGTTCATCGCCGCCGTCTTCGCCATGCAGGGCTTCGGCATCCTCACCGGCGGCGTCGTCACGCTCATCGTCTCCGCCGCGTTCCGCGCCGCCTTCCACACGCCCGCCTACCAGGACGCCCCCCTCGCCTCCACGCCGCCGCAGGCCGACTTCGTGTGGCGCTTCATCCTCATGTTCGGCGCCGTCCCGGCCCTCATGACCTACTACTGGCGGATGAAGATGCCCGAGACGGCGCGCTACACGGCGCTCGTCGCCAAGAACGCCAAGCAGGCCGCGGCCGACATGTCCAAGGTGCTCCAGGTGGACATCGGCGCCGAGGAAGAGGACCCCAAGGCCAACGACGGCGGCGCCGGAGCCGCCGACGACCGCAACTCGTTCGGGCTCTTCTCGGGCGAGTTCCTGCGCCGGCACGGGCTCCACCTCCTCGGCACGGCCACCTGCTGGTTCCTGCTGGACATCGCCTTCTACTCGCAGAACCTGTTCCAGAAGGACATTTTCACGGCGATCAACTGGATCCCCAAGGCCAAGACGATGAGCGCCCTCGAGGAGGTGCATCGCATCGCGCGCGCGCAGACGCTCATCGCGCTCTGCGGCACGGTGCCGGGCTACTGGTTCACGGTGGCGCTGATCGACCGGATCGGGCGGTTCTGGATCCAGCTGGGCGGCTTCTTCTTCATGGCGGTGTTCATGCTGGGGCTCGCCTTCCCGTACCACCACTGGACGACGCCGGGGAACCACATCGGGTTCGTGGTGCTGTACGGGCTCACCTTCTTCTTCGCCAACTTCGGGCCCAACTCCACCACCTTCATCGTTCCTGCCGAGATCTTCCCGGCGAGGCTCCGGTCGACGTGCCACGGCATCTCGGCGGCGGCCGGGAAGCTGGGCGCCATCGTGGGGTCGTTCGGGTTCCTGTACCTGGCGCAGAACCAGGACCCGGCCAAGGTGGACCACGGGTACAAGGCCGGCATCGGGGTGAGGAACTCGCTCTTCATCCTCGCCGCCTGCAACTTCCTCGGCATGGGCTTCACCTTCTGCGCGCCCGAGTCCAACGGCCTCTCGCTCGAGGAGCTCTCCCGCgagaacgaggaggaggcgccGGACGCCAGGACGGTGCCCGTGTGA